In Exiguobacterium sp. 9-2, the genomic window CCGATCAATTCTGCGTCGTCTAGCTCGATCGCCTGTAACCATTGGCACTCGCGCTCCGAGCGGGCAGCAATGCCGACTGGTTCACATTGTTGTAAGAGTGTCCGTGCTTCTGTAATCGTTGCGACATCGGTCGAGAAGGATGCAGCGAGCTCCTCGTCCGATGTCCGCAATAAACCGTCCGCTTCTAAATACACGATGAGTTGTTCCGCCATATATCCTATTTCCTGTCTGACTGATTCTAAACGTATTTGTGCAAGAAGCTCGTCTTCATAGGATGCCAAATGTCCTGCCATCTGCTCGGCCTCTAACGAAACCTGATTCGGGTAATGGCGGTGCAATCGTCGTTTTAACCGCCGCCATTCCTCCTCGAGTTCTGCCGCTGGTTGCTCAAGTACGTGTAACTGATACTGTTGTGACGCCGATAACGTCATCTGTTGCGTTTGTTCCTGGCGTTGATCCATCGATTTCCCTCCCTCACTTCTTATTATAGAAGAAACGTTTTGAAAAACATGCTCTGAACCCCTTTTGAGTCGCTAGAGAAAAGAAAAGTCATCCTTCCCTATTGCTTTTCTGAAAAAATGTCGCTATACTATTAATTGTTCAGTACATCAGATGCACCCGTAGCTCAGGGGATAGAGCACTGGTTTCCGGTACCAGGTGTCGGGAGTTCGAATCTCTCCGGGTGTACCATTTATTCAACCACAAGGCAATGCCAGCAATGGCATTGCCTTTTTTCTATACTGATATGTTTCGTTTGCCCTTGTAATGGAAAAATACCTAAAAGTCGCATCGTATCTTTTGACCAATATTGACCAAAGGATTATGATAAGGATAAGTCGAATAGGAAGCTACATACCAACTATAAGGAGGCAAAGACTATGTTAATTCCAACAGTCATCGAACAAACAAACCGCGGGGAACGTGCTTACGATATCTACTCACGTTTGCTAAAAGACCGCATCATTCTTCTCGGGAGCGCGATTGACGACAACGTCGCCAACTCAGTCGTTGCCCAACTTCTGTTCTTAGCAGCAGAAGATCCAGATAAAGAAATCTCGCTTTACATCAATAGTCCAGGTGGTTCGATCACTGCCGGTATGGCGATTTACGATACAATGAACTTCATCAAACCACAAGTCTCAACGATTTGTATCGGTATGGCAGCATCGATGGGTGCGTTCTTGCTACAAGCAGGCGCAAAAGGAAAACGTTTCGCGTTACCAAACGCTGAAATCATGATCCACCAACCGCTCGGTGGTACACAAGGTCAAGCATCGGATATCAAAATCCATGCGGAGCGTATCATCAAAATGCGTGAGCACCTCAACAAAATCATGGCTGAAAACACAGGACAACCACTTGAAGTCATCGAACGCGATACAGAGCGTGACAACTTCATGTCAGCACAAGCTGCTGCTGATTACGGTCTCATCGACCGCGTCATGGAACGTGCATAAGTCATCCAGAGTGTCTTCTTCGGGAGGCACTTTTTTTGTATCCATAGAAAATCGAAGCCTTGTCGGTTATCGTTACATACAAAAAAACCTCCCGTTCCTTATAGAACGAGAGGGCGATGATCAGTCGATCAAGTCTGTGATGTCTGAAACGATATCGTGGTTTTCACGAATCAGCGAGTAGATCGCGTTCGCATGTGGCGAAAGCTCTTCTTCTGCTTGTAATTGTTTCAGGAATAAAGATGTTGCGAACGCAACGAGTGTGCTTTTCGGTACACCGATTGCTTTTGCTTTTTTTGTTAACACTTCATCAAACTTCGCATCGACTGTCAGCGAAATACGTTTCTTTTCGTTAGCCATTTCAAAAACTCCTTAATTCGAACATTTAGTTGCATCGACTATATATTATAGTAGACTATGGTTCATCCCGCAAGCGACCCTCTTATATGGCCCCTGTCATCGACTCGCCATTTCGTACTTTTTCAGCGATTTGATCAATCTTCCGCAACCGGTGATTGATCCCTGATTTTGAGATGGAGCCGCTTTCGACCATCTCACCAAGCTCTTGCAACGTGACGTCTTGATGTGTCACGCGCAAGATCGCGATCTCTTTCAATTTATCCGGTAAGACATCGAGTCCGACCGTTCGCTCGAGGAACTTAATATTTTCGACTTGGCGTAATGCTGCGCCAACCGTTTTGTTGAGGTTCGCTGTCTCACAGTTGACGAGACGGTTGACCGAGTTACGCATATCTTTTAAGATCCGGACGTCCTCGAACCGTAGCATCGATTGTGTCGCATCAACGAGCTTGAGGAAATCAGAAATCTTCTCGCTCTCCTTGATATAAAGGATATGTCCCTTTTTCCGTTCGATTGCCTTTGCGTTCAAATCAAAAACGTTTGATAGACCGCGGAGCGCCGCATTGTGTTCTTCATATAAGCTGAAGATCTCCAAGTGATACGACGACGTCGCCGGATTGTTGAGCGAACCCCCGGCGAGGAACGCCCCTCGTAAATACGCGCGTGCTTTTCGTTCATCGTTTAAGATCGTGTCACTGATGGAACGAATCATCGTGAATCCTTCTCCTAAAATCCCGAGGTCTTGCAAAATCTTATCCGCCTGTTGTTTGACGCGGACGATGTAGACATTATTCTTTTTCAGACGCATTTTCTTCCGAACGAGCAGATCGAGATGAACCCCGTATGCTTTTTTCAAAAGCGAATAGATCCGACGGGCAATCGAGGCATTCTCGGTCGAGATATCGAGTGTCAGACCACGTCCGAGACCGAACGAGATCGCACCGTTCATCCGGGCAAGCGCCGCGAGTTCCGCCTTCATCTCGTGATCGGTGATCGGAATCTGCGTTAATTCTTTTTTGACTTCTGAGGCAAAGCTCATGTCAGCTCCTCCTTTCCTTCGAGTTGACGCATCCGTCGAATCGACAACACTTTTCGCATGACGAGGCTTGCGACAGCATCTGAGTCATGACGGATGAAGTGATGATTGTAATCGACGATATCGTCCGCAAGCACTTCAACGCCTGCTAACTCGAATTGTTTTTCATTATAGGTGACGATGTCAGCGTGATCCTTTTGGTATTTCTTCAGGTAACTCGCATCGATCGATTCATTATTAACGATGATCGTATCGACGACTCCTTGTCCGAGGAAGCGTTCGAGTGCCGCTAAATGTTCATTGGCTGTGAACGCCGTCGTCTCACCGGGCTGCGTCATGACGTTACAGATGTAGACGACTGGAGCTAGCGATTGCTGGATTGCTTCCCGGATTTCGTCGATCAGAACGTTCGGGATGATACTCGTATAGAGACTACCCGGACCAAGGACGATGACATCGGCATCAAGAATCGCCTGAATCGCTTCCGGTACTGGACGGACATCTTGTTCTTCAAGGAATATCCGTTCAATCTTCTTACCGACCTTCGGAATCAACGACTCGCCTTTGACGATCGTCCCGTCCTCAAACTCGGCACAAAGTGTGATCGTCCGTTCCGTCGCCGGATAGACTTTTCCTTCCGCGTTCAACAGTTGCCCCATGACACCGATCGCTTCAACGAACGAACCGTTACAAAGTTGGGTTGCTGCCGTCAACATCAGATTTCCGAGTGAATGACCATGCAGTCCTTCCCCGGTCTCGAACCGGTACTGCATGATCCGGTCCATCAATGTCTCTGACTTCGATAAGGAGACGATGACGTTTCGGATATCGCCCGGCGGCAACATATTGAATTCCGTCCGCAAACGACCAGAACTGCCCCCGTCATCAGCAACGGTGACGATGGCTGTGATGTCAAGCGGGTAATGTTTCAGTCCACGAAGAAGCGTCGAGAGTCCTGTTCCACCACCGACAGCGACGACTTTACGTTCCCATTTCATCACTTCTCCCCCTTCGCATACACATAATCCCGGTGATTCGTCTCAATATGATACTGCGTCGCAAATTCTTTACTGATCGCTTCTGCAAACGTGATTGAGCGATGTTTCCCACCTGTACAACCGAGGGCGATGACGAGTTGCGACTTCCCTTCCCGCTCGTATTGCGGAATCAGGAATTCGAGCAGGTCGACGAGTTTTTTATAGAACAGCTTTGCTTCCGGCCATTGCATGACGTACGATGCCACTTCCTCGTCAAGTCCAGTTTTTGGACGCAACTCTGGAATGTAGAACGGGTTCGGTAAGAAGCGCAGGTCAAAGACAAGATCCGCATCAAGCGGTAAGCCATGTTTAAAGCCGAACGACATGACGTTGACCGTGAACGGAATCCGTGTGCCTTCCGTGAACTCCTTTAAGAGACGTTCTTTCAGTGCAAGCGGCTTGATGTCACTCGTATCAATCAGCATCTGTGCTTTATCGCGGAATCCTTCGAGCAACGTCCGTTCACGTTCGATTCCAATCAATGGTGAATCCGTCGGGGCAAGTGGATGCGAACGACGCGATTCCTTATAACGGCGGACAAGGACATCGTTTCGTGCATCAAGGTACAGCATCCGGATTTGTAAGTCCGTTTTCTTTAAATCCTCATAGACGACAAAAAAGCTGTCGATGAAATCACGCGCGCGGGTATCGATGGCAACGGCGATTTTAGGACGCACTTGTCCAATGACTTCGATGAGATGCGGCAGTAACGTCGGGGGTAGATTGTCGACACAAAAATAGCCTAAGTCCTCAAAGCTGTTCATTGCGACAGTCTTCCCAGCCCCACTCATACCCGTGATGATGACAAGTTGCGGTTGATTCTGTTCCATCTTTTCGCCCTCCAGACAACAGTTCCGTGTGTATTTTTTCGCTTCTTTTTCAGTATATCATAAAAAAAGAGCCAGCTTCACTGAAGTCTCCTTCAGTGAAACTGGTTCGATATTATGCGTGTGAGGATTCTTGTAATTCTTCAAGCAACGCTTCAATGAAATGCTGTGCATTTTGCGCGGCAATCGAACCATCGTTCGTTGCTGTAACGACTTGGCGCAATGTTTTTTCACGCACGTCACCAGCAGCAAAGATACCTTTGATGTTCGTTTCCATCGCTTCGTTCGTCACGACGTAACCTTGGTCGTTCAAAATACCGAGATCTTGGACGTAACCTGTGATTGGGTTCATTCCGATGTAGATGAAGACCCCATCAATCGGATGCGTCGTCACGTCAGCTGTTTTTGTATTAATTAGCTCGATACCGCCGACTTTCCCGTCTTGTTCGTTGATCTGTTTAACCGTATGGTTCCAGATGAAGTCGATTTTCGGGTTGTCGAACGCACGTTTTTGAAGGATTTTTTGAGCGCGGAGCTCATCACGACGGTGAACGATCGTGACTTTTTTCGCGAAACGTGTCAAGTAGACACCTTCTTCTACCGCAGAGTCCCCGCCACCGATGACGAAGAGTTCTTTTTCTTTAAAGAATGCGCCATCACAAACGGCACAATACGAGACACCGCGACCGCCGAGCTCTTCTTCTCCCGGTACGCCGATTTTTTTATATTGTGCACCAGACGCGATGATGATTGCCCGTGCGTAGTAATCTTTGTTGTGTGCATGAATCGTTTTGTATGCTTTACCGTCTTCGATGCTTCGAACATCTCCGTACGCATATTCTGCGCCGAATGCTTTCGAGTGGTCGAACATTTTTTGTGAGAGATCTGGTCCGAGGATGCTATCGTATCCTGGGTAGTTCTCGATATCTTCTGTGTTCGCCATCTGACCGCCCGGAATCCCGCGTTCGATCATCAATGTCGAAAGGTTCGCACGTGATGCATAAAGTGCGGCTGTCATCCCAGCAGGACCTGCCCCGATGATGATGACGTCATAAATTTTTTGTTCTGTTTCCGCCATGATTCCACCCCATTTATCGTAATCGTTGTAGTTTGAGTATAGGTGAGAATCCCCTAAACGTCTAACACTTTGCTTGCAGCGGTGCCAGCATCCGTTCATGTGTCCGGATCATTGACGCGACATGATCGAACGAACAATCGACGAGCGATGCGCATTCCTCGATCAACATTCCGTCTCGTAAATCATGGAACAGGTAAAGCAGTGATGCCGCGGATGCTTCAATTGAATCGAACGATTCTCCACTTAAGACGAGATGTGCGAAACGCTCATAAAAGTCCCCTTCAAGACTCATCCGTTCTTCGTCTGAAACGAATCGTTCTGCAAGACGGATCGTCTGCAATGCCCGGTGAATGCGTTCATCCACGACATCGGTCCGTCCTTCCATCTCGATGACAATCTGTTCCGTCAGTAACAGGACGTCTTCCCGGTCCGTTACTTCTGGCATCATCGACAATGCAAGCCGTGCTTCGGCATCGTTCAGCTTGCCAAGAAGAAGTGCCGTGAAGATTCGCGAGACGTCATCTTCCGTCTTCAACGCTTGGATGAGTGCCGAGCGAAACTGTAGGTTGTGGCGGATGTCATACGTATCCGTTTCTTCCTTTAACGCTTGTGCTTCGTCTGACTTTAAGAAAGCGGCTGCCTCTTCGACATGTCCTGTCTTATAAGCAGAGATCGATAACCAGTGCCCAAAGAGGGGATCTCCTCGGTACCCGCGACGCTCGAGTAATTTCAACTCTTCATAGGCGATATCGTACCGTCCGATGATCGCAAGTGTTGATGCGACCTTATAACGTGTCTCAAGATGCACGGAACGGACGTGTTCGAGCTGACGAGAGAGACGATGCGCCTCTTCATCCTGTCCCATCTCGTGTAGCAAGACGAGCGTGTTACAGAGGGCATGCAAATTCCCCGGGTTTCCTTCAAGGACCCGTTCGAGGGAAGCGAATGCCTGATCATTCTCTCCTAAATAAAACTCGACGATCGCGAGGTTGTTGTAGGCAGGCCAGAACGTCGGGTACTGGGCAATCAGTCCAGTCAACGTCTCCTGTGCCGCGAACAGCATCCCTTTATCGATCTGGCGTTGTGCTTGACCGTGCAGACGAATCAATTCGTCCTCTTCGTCGTCTTCCATCTCTTGTTCGAGATCAATCAGTTCCACGAGTGCGGCCGATGCCTCCGCGTGTTTACCGTTTGGTGCTTGCTCTAAATATTCCATCGCATGCTGTCGCGCTTCTTCATAAAGTGAGACGTGTGCGTAGTTATTCGCTAAATAAAAGAGTGCTTCCGTATTTGATGCGTCGAGTGCGCGTACTTGTTTCAAGACATCATTCGCATGATTGATTTCTCCTGTCTCGAATAAGACACGGGCATAACGGAGCAAATAACGGATGTCCGCTGGCTGAAGTGTCGTCGCCTCATCTAAATGATAGACGGCTTCATCCAGTCGCCCTTCCCGGTGCGCCTTCCGTCCGCGGAAATAAAAAAGTTCCGCTTGGCGCGCTGTTATCGCAAAGGGGTCTGCTTTGTATTTGGTTAATTCCATCATGATTCAAGCCCCCATAAATAGTAAACTGGTTTCGTAGTTGCAGACACAAGAATACCCTATCTCTAGAAGGCATGCAACAGAAAAAAACGCCGGAGTTCATCCCCAGCGTTTCGCATAAATCGATTCTAGTTCTTTGTAATTCTCTAAGCATTTTCGTACAAAAGCATCCGTCTCTGGATTCAGTCCTTCAAGACGTGCCACGTCCTTGTCATATGCCTGCCGTAAGCTCGTCGCATAATCGGGAATCTCTCCGTCATACGCATAAACGACTGCGGGCGAAACCGTGATCTTTTCGTGCTTATGCAAGGCGGTCCGAATATGAAAGAGCGGGACATCGACTTGGTTCGGTTGATGAAGATCTCCTTGAACCGGATGCTTTTCGACAGCCAGCACCTCCACGACGAGACCTTGTGGACGTTCGGCGAATAATCTTCCGAAATACTTTCCTGTCTTATACGTAAAGCGGATGTGCGTCATCTTTTTTCCTTCTTCCTTCTCACAGTTTTGTCACATTTCGTGCCGGCGAAGCGGCTGACTCGAGACGCGTTCGTTCGGAGCGATGTCCCGATGAACGACCGATCCGGCACCAACGACGGCACCATCTCCGATCGTCACGCCCGGTAGGATCGTCACGTTCGCACCGATCAAGACGTTACTTCCGATGACGACGTCACCTAAACGGTACTCCGTCGTCAAATATTCATGACAAAGAATCGTCGTATTGAAGCCGATGATCGTATTGTCACCAATCGTGATCCGCTCCGGGAACATCGTGTCTGGCATCACCATCAAGGCAAGTGCCGTCTTCTCCCCGATTTTCATCCGAAGACAAGTCCGGTAGAGCGTGTTCTTGAAGCGTAACGACGGGGCAAACCGACCAATCGTGACGATCGTAAAGCACCACATCACTTTAAAGAACGACACCGTCCGGTACATATGCCAGAGTGGATTCGTCGTTCCGACCTGAAACCGATCAGTTCGCCGTGCCATTTTGTTCCTCCAGCCAAGCTGCGAGATGATCCATCGAATCAATGATGACATCCGGTTCGAGAGCTTCTAAGTAAGCACGTCCTTTGATCGCCCAACCAACCGCGACCGTCTTCACTCCTGCGTTCTTGCCCCCAAGGATGTCCGTATCGTTGTCACCGACCATGATCGTCTCGTCTGGTGTTGATCCAAGTAACTGCATCGTTTTCTCAAACGGCTCGACGGCTGGTTTTTCTTCCGTTACGTCGTCCGCTGCGATGACAGCGTCAAAGAGTGACGTCAATCCGAATAACTCGATCCCGCGTAAGGCAACGCGACGACTCTTCGACGTCACGACCGCCATCTTATAGCCTGCTTCATGCAAACGGCGTAATCCGTCAAGCACACCTGGATACTCGAGTACAAGCGCGTCATGCATGGCAATGTTGTAGCTCCGGTAAAAAGCAACCATCTCTTTCCACTGTTCCGCGTTCATTGCTGAGAATGACTTTTCAAGCGTCGGACCGATGAACGGAAGCAGTTCCGCTTCCGTGAACGTCCGGTCGGGGTAATAGTAACTGAGCGTATGCTCGAAGCTTTTTAAGATCAATGGATTCGTATCAATCAACGTTCCATCTAAGTCAAACAAAAGTGTGCGAATCATCGATTACTTCGCCTCCTTTTTTGAACCGTCCAAGTAACGAACGGCATTGCGACGAATGACAAGCATGATCACACCGAAGATGACTAAACAAATCGAGACGACTTGCGCCGTCCGCAGTCCGTCAGCCATCAGACTATCCGTCCGGAGTCCTTCGATAAAGTAGCGTCCGATCGAATACCAAATCAAATAACCGAGGAAGACATATCCACGACGTGGGTTGAACTTCATCCGCCAGACGATTAATAGAATGACACCAATGATGTTCCAGACGCTTTCATAGAGGAATGTCGGTAAGTAGTATGTCCCGTCGATGTACATCTGATTGACGATCCAGTTTGGTAAGTGCAACGTATCTTGTAAGTACGACCATGTCGTCTCGCCGCCGTGTGCCTCTTGGTTGAAGAAGTTGCCCCAGCGTCCGACGGCTTGACCGAACAAGAGCGACGGTGCCAGGATATCAGCGATCTGCCAGAACGAGATCTTTTTCTTCCGCGTATAGATGATGACCGTCAAAATCGCGCCGATGATCGCGCCATGGATCGCGATCCCACCTTGGCGGATGTTGATGATTTGATCGAGATGCTGACTGTAGTAGTCCCACTCGAACGCGACGTAGTAAATCCGGGCACAGATGATACTGATCGGAATCGACCAGATGACGACATCGACCGCATACTCTTCATTGAAGCCGATCCGCTTCGATTCGAAGATCGCGATCAACAGGCCGACGACCGCACCGAGTGCGATGACGATCCCGTACCAGTAAATCGGTACCGGTCCGAGATTGATTGCGACGCGATCAAATGTTGGTTGTACAGAGGCTAGAGTTCCCATCAAAGACCACCATTCCCATCTTCAATTGCTTGCGCGAGACGTCCCGCGAATTCTTCTGCTGTATTAATGCCCATGTTTTTCAGGCGATAGTTCATCGCTGCCACCTCAATAATGACGGCGAGGTTTCGTCCGGGACGAACCGGAATCGTCAAGAACGGGATTTCCGTATCGATGATTTGAAGCGTCTCTTGATCCAGACCAACGCGGTCATAGATTTTCGATTGATCCCAAATCTCGAGGTTACAGACGAGGCTGATCTTCTTGTGCGAGCGAACAGCACCTGCACCGAACAACGTCATCACGTCGATGATCCCGATTCCACGAATTTCAAGCAGATGTTGAATCAACTTCGGTGCCGTTCCGACGAGAATCCCGTCACCCGTTTGACGAATCTCGACCGAGTCGTCTGCGACCAGACGATGACCCCGCTTGACGAGTTCGAGTGCTGTTTCCGATTTACCGACGCCACTTGCTCCTTTGATGAAGACGCCGACACCATAGATATCAACAAGGACACCATGCATTGCCGTCGTTGGCGCGAGTTCCGCTTCGAGGAAGTTCGTGATCTGTGACTCGACCGATGTCGTATGCCCTTTTGTCGTCAACAGTGGCACGTTCGTCTCGTCCGCAGCTTGGATGATCGCTTCCGGCACTTCAAATCCACGTGTGATCAAAATACCAGGTGTTTCATCTGTACAGAGGACGTTCGCTCGTTCACGTTGTTCCTCGTACGTTAAATTATTGAAGAACGTCAATTCTGTTTTTCCGAGAATTTGAAGACGTTCTGCCGGGTAATAAGCATAATAACCGGCAAGCACAAGGCCAGGTCGGCACAAATCAGCCGTTAGAATCGGGCGATGTAAGCCTTCTTCTCCCGTGACGATGTGGAGATTGAATTGTTTTACGATTTCAGCTGTTCGCACTTTTGGTTGCACGCTTCGTCAGCCCCTTTCACTTGAAGTATTGTACCATATTTTTATTCGGTTCATGGAATTGGATTAGAAGCATGATTTCTTGGGAATGGAATAAAGAGTTAATATTTTGAAGGAGGTTTTGCCATGATGTCAGGTGGCGGTATTTGGTTCGTTTTAATACTTATTTTATTCGGAATCCTCGCGATCGCCGGTTTCGTTTATCTCGTGATTTCGCTGATCGATATGTGGAAGGCTTACTCCCGGAATCAAGATCAAACAGCTCTCTTATTCTTTATTATTTCCATCATCGGGGTCTTCATCAGTGGGTCTTTCATCTCGTACGTCTTAGCCATCATTTTCTATTGGAATCGCGCACGCGGAAAGAGTTGGCTCGGCATTGGTCTGATTCTCGTTTCGATCGTTCTTGCAATCATCGGTGTCATCGCCTTACTCTCGTTCGGTTACGATATGAATAATATCGAGAACATGAACTTCGATGAACCGATGATGGATCAAGACTACAACTATTGATTTATGCTACACCCATCCACTTATGAGGATGGGTGTTTTTACATGTGCAGACGAAGTCGTTCCGCATGTGTGACTCCTACAGGAAAAAGCGCGGTCATCCACGCTGTCAGAAACAAACGAGCCTGAGGAAAGCATGCACAGCGGATACGATGTCATAAGAAAAGCGCAACCTCTTTTTCAAGAAGTTGCGCCGAGTATGCTTATAACGCTTGTGGACTGAGGTGAACACCGTGCGTGACTGAAATCGTACCAGTCTTCGTATCCGCTTCGACCTCAATTTTAGGTGAACGACCGCGCCCTGAGACGAAATGGAGTTTCCGGTTGACGATCTCTTTTTGATCCCGAATCAATTCCATATCGTCAAGATTGCAGTTGAGACCACCAAAGTTCGTCTCAAGTTCTCCGTAGACTTCAGCGCCATGCGGCAACATCAAGGCGATGCTTCCAGCAAGTGACGAGGCTTTGACTTTCGCATTTTGCGCTGTCTTCAGCTCGCAACGTACGTTTCCGTTCGCTGTTTTCAATTCTGAACGTTCGAAGACACCAGTCGTGATGATTTGACCGTTGGCTGTCTTCGCTTTCAAGACCTTCAACTCCGACTCTTCGATTTCGATCGAGCCGTTCGCTGTCGATACTTTGACATCTTCACTGAAGAGGTCACGGACGTTGACCCGACCGTTCGCCGTCATCAGTTGAGCGGACGTCGTATCGAGTGACGATAACGAAATCTCCCCGTTCAACGTCTGTAAGACGAATGACTCGTAATGACGGCGTGGTACTTTCAGGTGGACTGTCGCACGAACACTCTTATCCTTCAAACGAATTGAGAGTGTATTCGCCGACACTGCGTGCTGAACAGCAGCTTGTAGTTGCTCAAGCGCCTGTTCTTCCGTCACCTGTTGGCGGCGGAGCGGACGTCCTGTCACCGTTAATTCGCATTCTTCGAGATCACTCGGTTCAACGACCAAGTTCGCATTGAACAGATCGACGTGAACCGTCTCACCGCTGAACGGGAATTGTTTGACGTAGGTGACGTTCGGACCGGACGCCTGATTAAGCGAAAGATCACTGTCCTTGATCCGGCTGACGAGATTATCGAACGCTGACATGACTTTCGTCGTCAACGAATCGACGGAATACTGGTCGACCCGATCATATTGTTCTGGTTCATCGACGTACTTATGTTCACTGGCAGAAGTTGCACGTTCGTCGATCGCTTCGAGCC contains:
- the whiA gene encoding DNA-binding protein WhiA, which produces MSFASEVKKELTQIPITDHEMKAELAALARMNGAISFGLGRGLTLDISTENASIARRIYSLLKKAYGVHLDLLVRKKMRLKKNNVYIVRVKQQADKILQDLGILGEGFTMIRSISDTILNDERKARAYLRGAFLAGGSLNNPATSSYHLEIFSLYEEHNAALRGLSNVFDLNAKAIERKKGHILYIKESEKISDFLKLVDATQSMLRFEDVRILKDMRNSVNRLVNCETANLNKTVGAALRQVENIKFLERTVGLDVLPDKLKEIAILRVTHQDVTLQELGEMVESGSISKSGINHRLRKIDQIAEKVRNGESMTGAI
- a CDS encoding gluconeogenesis factor YvcK family protein, whose amino-acid sequence is MKWERKVVAVGGGTGLSTLLRGLKHYPLDITAIVTVADDGGSSGRLRTEFNMLPPGDIRNVIVSLSKSETLMDRIMQYRFETGEGLHGHSLGNLMLTAATQLCNGSFVEAIGVMGQLLNAEGKVYPATERTITLCAEFEDGTIVKGESLIPKVGKKIERIFLEEQDVRPVPEAIQAILDADVIVLGPGSLYTSIIPNVLIDEIREAIQQSLAPVVYICNVMTQPGETTAFTANEHLAALERFLGQGVVDTIIVNNESIDASYLKKYQKDHADIVTYNEKQFELAGVEVLADDIVDYNHHFIRHDSDAVASLVMRKVLSIRRMRQLEGKEELT
- the rapZ gene encoding RNase adapter RapZ produces the protein MEQNQPQLVIITGMSGAGKTVAMNSFEDLGYFCVDNLPPTLLPHLIEVIGQVRPKIAVAIDTRARDFIDSFFVVYEDLKKTDLQIRMLYLDARNDVLVRRYKESRRSHPLAPTDSPLIGIERERTLLEGFRDKAQMLIDTSDIKPLALKERLLKEFTEGTRIPFTVNVMSFGFKHGLPLDADLVFDLRFLPNPFYIPELRPKTGLDEEVASYVMQWPEAKLFYKKLVDLLEFLIPQYEREGKSQLVIALGCTGGKHRSITFAEAISKEFATQYHIETNHRDYVYAKGEK
- the trxB gene encoding thioredoxin-disulfide reductase; translation: MAETEQKIYDVIIIGAGPAGMTAALYASRANLSTLMIERGIPGGQMANTEDIENYPGYDSILGPDLSQKMFDHSKAFGAEYAYGDVRSIEDGKAYKTIHAHNKDYYARAIIIASGAQYKKIGVPGEEELGGRGVSYCAVCDGAFFKEKELFVIGGGDSAVEEGVYLTRFAKKVTIVHRRDELRAQKILQKRAFDNPKIDFIWNHTVKQINEQDGKVGGIELINTKTADVTTHPIDGVFIYIGMNPITGYVQDLGILNDQGYVVTNEAMETNIKGIFAAGDVREKTLRQVVTATNDGSIAAQNAQHFIEALLEELQESSHA
- a CDS encoding tetratricopeptide repeat protein — encoded protein: MMELTKYKADPFAITARQAELFYFRGRKAHREGRLDEAVYHLDEATTLQPADIRYLLRYARVLFETGEINHANDVLKQVRALDASNTEALFYLANNYAHVSLYEEARQHAMEYLEQAPNGKHAEASAALVELIDLEQEMEDDEEDELIRLHGQAQRQIDKGMLFAAQETLTGLIAQYPTFWPAYNNLAIVEFYLGENDQAFASLERVLEGNPGNLHALCNTLVLLHEMGQDEEAHRLSRQLEHVRSVHLETRYKVASTLAIIGRYDIAYEELKLLERRGYRGDPLFGHWLSISAYKTGHVEEAAAFLKSDEAQALKEETDTYDIRHNLQFRSALIQALKTEDDVSRIFTALLLGKLNDAEARLALSMMPEVTDREDVLLLTEQIVIEMEGRTDVVDERIHRALQTIRLAERFVSDEERMSLEGDFYERFAHLVLSGESFDSIEASAASLLYLFHDLRDGMLIEECASLVDCSFDHVASMIRTHERMLAPLQAKC
- the kapB gene encoding sporulation phosphorelay system protein KapB, which translates into the protein MTHIRFTYKTGKYFGRLFAERPQGLVVEVLAVEKHPVQGDLHQPNQVDVPLFHIRTALHKHEKITVSPAVVYAYDGEIPDYATSLRQAYDKDVARLEGLNPETDAFVRKCLENYKELESIYAKRWG
- a CDS encoding acyltransferase; translated protein: MARRTDRFQVGTTNPLWHMYRTVSFFKVMWCFTIVTIGRFAPSLRFKNTLYRTCLRMKIGEKTALALMVMPDTMFPERITIGDNTIIGFNTTILCHEYLTTEYRLGDVVIGSNVLIGANVTILPGVTIGDGAVVGAGSVVHRDIAPNERVSSQPLRRHEM
- the ppaX gene encoding pyrophosphatase PpaX, whose amino-acid sequence is MIRTLLFDLDGTLIDTNPLILKSFEHTLSYYYPDRTFTEAELLPFIGPTLEKSFSAMNAEQWKEMVAFYRSYNIAMHDALVLEYPGVLDGLRRLHEAGYKMAVVTSKSRRVALRGIELFGLTSLFDAVIAADDVTEEKPAVEPFEKTMQLLGSTPDETIMVGDNDTDILGGKNAGVKTVAVGWAIKGRAYLEALEPDVIIDSMDHLAAWLEEQNGTAN
- the lgt gene encoding prolipoprotein diacylglyceryl transferase, coding for MGTLASVQPTFDRVAINLGPVPIYWYGIVIALGAVVGLLIAIFESKRIGFNEEYAVDVVIWSIPISIICARIYYVAFEWDYYSQHLDQIINIRQGGIAIHGAIIGAILTVIIYTRKKKISFWQIADILAPSLLFGQAVGRWGNFFNQEAHGGETTWSYLQDTLHLPNWIVNQMYIDGTYYLPTFLYESVWNIIGVILLIVWRMKFNPRRGYVFLGYLIWYSIGRYFIEGLRTDSLMADGLRTAQVVSICLVIFGVIMLVIRRNAVRYLDGSKKEAK
- the hprK gene encoding HPr(Ser) kinase/phosphatase — its product is MQPKVRTAEIVKQFNLHIVTGEEGLHRPILTADLCRPGLVLAGYYAYYPAERLQILGKTELTFFNNLTYEEQRERANVLCTDETPGILITRGFEVPEAIIQAADETNVPLLTTKGHTTSVESQITNFLEAELAPTTAMHGVLVDIYGVGVFIKGASGVGKSETALELVKRGHRLVADDSVEIRQTGDGILVGTAPKLIQHLLEIRGIGIIDVMTLFGAGAVRSHKKISLVCNLEIWDQSKIYDRVGLDQETLQIIDTEIPFLTIPVRPGRNLAVIIEVAAMNYRLKNMGINTAEEFAGRLAQAIEDGNGGL